A single Corynebacterium stationis DNA region contains:
- a CDS encoding glutaredoxin has product MALRFYGTMLCPDCVDAHKVLDESGTPYEFVDITGSIPALKEFMFLRDSNPAFDGAKAEQYLGIPAFVTDDDPTTTTLNVQDVVQK; this is encoded by the coding sequence ATGGCTTTGAGGTTCTACGGCACCATGCTCTGCCCTGATTGCGTTGATGCGCACAAGGTTTTGGATGAGTCCGGCACACCGTATGAGTTTGTGGACATCACGGGGTCAATTCCAGCGCTGAAGGAATTTATGTTCTTGCGTGATTCCAACCCCGCATTCGATGGAGCAAAGGCTGAGCAATACCTTGGCATTCCGGCTTTTGTCACCGACGATGACCCAACCACCACAACTCTCAACGTTCAAGACGTTGTGCAAAAGTAG
- a CDS encoding VOC family protein: MQKIVPNLWFDQNIDQAADFYASALPNAHVQEGFSHPDTGEAITTDVVIDDYRITLINGGPYATPNSSISFFLNFDPSQRQDAEADLKRVWNALTTDGEILMELGEYPFSKLYGWVTDRYGFNWQLMLSNPDNAPRPFIVPSLMFCGAAQGKATEAVDYYTELFNVAALGNRVTYETMGVAGDKNSPDTIPQPSHVAFSDFHIHNHWFAAADSGVAQDITFTPAVSFMLFVQDQRELDHYWNALSASPEAEQCGWLEDKFGLSWQIAPQNLPDLMSKPHGFENMLKMKKLVIDEF; this comes from the coding sequence ATGCAGAAGATCGTGCCGAACTTATGGTTTGACCAAAATATTGACCAGGCCGCCGACTTCTATGCGTCCGCACTCCCCAATGCGCATGTCCAAGAAGGCTTTAGCCACCCAGACACCGGCGAAGCAATTACCACGGACGTAGTCATCGATGACTACCGCATCACCTTGATTAACGGCGGCCCCTATGCCACGCCCAATTCCTCCATTAGCTTCTTTCTCAATTTCGATCCTTCCCAGCGCCAAGATGCCGAGGCCGACCTCAAACGCGTGTGGAACGCGCTCACCACAGACGGTGAAATCCTCATGGAACTGGGTGAATACCCTTTTAGCAAGCTCTACGGTTGGGTAACAGACCGCTACGGCTTTAACTGGCAGCTCATGCTGAGTAACCCAGATAATGCGCCGCGACCATTCATTGTGCCGAGCTTGATGTTTTGCGGTGCGGCACAAGGCAAAGCCACCGAGGCAGTGGACTATTACACAGAGCTTTTCAATGTCGCAGCTCTTGGAAACCGCGTCACCTACGAAACGATGGGCGTCGCCGGTGATAAAAATTCACCAGACACTATCCCCCAGCCATCCCACGTTGCCTTTTCAGATTTCCATATTCACAATCACTGGTTCGCTGCCGCAGATTCCGGGGTTGCGCAGGATATTACCTTCACACCGGCGGTCTCTTTCATGCTGTTCGTGCAAGATCAAAGAGAGCTTGACCATTACTGGAATGCGCTCTCAGCATCGCCAGAGGCAGAACAATGCGGCTGGTTGGAAGATAAATTCGGACTAAGCTGGCAGATAGCTCCGCAAAATCTTCCGGACCTGATGTCGAAGCCTCACGGTTTTGAGAACATGCTGAAGATGAAAAAGCTTGTCATTGATGAGTTTTAG
- a CDS encoding TetR/AcrR family transcriptional regulator C-terminal domain-containing protein — MSGTNKTSVNTYESAAPVSAAVSSSATEQNAKKFRRPRGHRAGLNIEKIVDAARALPQNQLSMQAVANSLGVDRKALNHYVHDRENLLSIVAAMEFTEAFEKLDIPDDADWRTVALAFADSNAKGMLAAGLLSDYLRTGSNNAVPFLHASEMLLCSLTDAGLDLDTAIRSVAVINNACAAFTRDVVIARNSTAALRHELLEESLNDENRDIFPLLHEVAELPILTTDDQQLDFAISVVLDGIEVLIDKHKAK, encoded by the coding sequence GTGTCTGGGACCAATAAAACATCCGTGAATACCTACGAATCAGCTGCCCCGGTATCAGCAGCTGTGAGCTCATCTGCGACTGAGCAAAACGCCAAGAAATTCCGTCGCCCACGTGGCCATCGTGCGGGATTAAATATTGAAAAGATCGTCGACGCAGCTCGCGCCTTGCCACAAAACCAACTGAGCATGCAAGCCGTGGCCAATTCCTTGGGCGTTGACCGCAAGGCATTAAACCACTACGTCCACGACCGGGAAAACCTACTTTCCATCGTTGCTGCTATGGAATTTACCGAAGCCTTCGAAAAGCTCGATATCCCCGATGATGCCGACTGGCGCACCGTAGCTCTAGCCTTTGCCGACAGCAACGCCAAAGGGATGCTTGCTGCAGGATTACTATCTGATTACCTGCGCACCGGTTCCAACAACGCCGTTCCTTTCTTACACGCCTCGGAAATGCTCTTGTGCTCTTTGACCGATGCCGGCTTGGATCTAGACACCGCCATTCGCAGCGTTGCTGTCATTAACAATGCCTGCGCAGCATTTACCCGCGACGTGGTTATCGCGCGTAACTCTACAGCCGCACTACGCCATGAACTTCTAGAAGAATCACTCAATGACGAGAACCGCGATATCTTTCCGCTCCTGCACGAGGTTGCCGAGCTTCCTATTTTGACTACCGATGATCAGCAGCTGGATTTCGCGATTTCGGTGGTTTTGGACGGCATCGAAGTGCTCATCGACAAGCACAAGGCGAAATAA
- a CDS encoding S-ribosylhomocysteine lyase — protein MTDTPQKMNVESFNLDHRAVAAPFVRIADRKELPGGDVLVKYDVRFKQPNVEHLEMPTVHSLEHMLAEHLRNHTDALIDFSPMGCQTGFYALMLNVETEDFLEILEKGLNDVLNATEVPAANEVQCGWGESHSLEGAKEAARELLSKRAEWNQVMAA, from the coding sequence ATGACTGATACTCCACAGAAGATGAACGTTGAATCCTTCAATCTCGACCACCGCGCGGTAGCGGCCCCCTTTGTGCGTATTGCTGACCGCAAGGAACTACCTGGTGGCGATGTGCTGGTGAAGTACGATGTGCGCTTCAAGCAGCCTAATGTTGAACACCTCGAGATGCCCACCGTGCACTCCTTAGAGCACATGCTGGCTGAGCACCTGCGCAATCACACTGATGCGCTCATCGACTTTTCCCCAATGGGCTGCCAAACCGGCTTTTATGCCCTCATGCTCAATGTTGAAACCGAAGATTTCCTCGAGATTTTGGAAAAGGGCCTCAATGACGTTCTCAACGCCACCGAGGTTCCTGCAGCCAATGAAGTCCAGTGCGGCTGGGGCGAATCCCACTCCCTCGAAGGCGCGAAGGAAGCAGCCCGCGAGCTGCTATCCAAGCGCGCTGAGTGGAACCAGGTCATGGCTGCTTAA
- a CDS encoding D-isomer specific 2-hydroxyacid dehydrogenase family protein translates to MKYAMVPTVWEESAEALDAAGHTQVELSENPDFVFFSGKTPDFPEELPESVKFIQVPFAGVDGILDLIADTHKKYGVRWSNAAGVYDSTVAESTIGLLLAQLHSHKRMALAKTWSVRDEAEANTTFLFEDKTVAIIGAGGIGKKLISMLQGFGPKIIAVNRSGKPVDGADEVFTFDDIDKVWPAADYFVMLAPLTPETHHMVNADALEKMPQHAVVVNVGRGPLVDTDALTEALKNGVIAGAGLDVTDPEPLPDGHPLWDEINCVITPHLANPPYSVRKRIGAHTVEVVKAFEAGEPLPTEVDPTLGY, encoded by the coding sequence ATGAAGTACGCAATGGTTCCTACCGTCTGGGAAGAATCCGCCGAAGCACTCGATGCCGCTGGACACACCCAGGTTGAGCTTTCTGAGAATCCTGATTTTGTGTTCTTCTCGGGCAAGACCCCGGATTTTCCAGAAGAGCTTCCCGAGTCCGTGAAGTTTATTCAGGTTCCTTTTGCGGGTGTGGATGGGATCTTGGACCTGATTGCAGATACACACAAGAAGTATGGCGTGCGGTGGTCCAATGCGGCAGGTGTTTATGACTCCACGGTTGCTGAGTCCACCATTGGTCTGCTGTTGGCGCAGCTGCACTCACACAAGCGCATGGCACTGGCTAAGACCTGGTCTGTACGTGATGAGGCCGAAGCGAATACGACCTTCCTTTTTGAAGACAAGACCGTGGCAATTATCGGTGCAGGTGGAATTGGCAAGAAGCTGATTTCGATGCTGCAGGGCTTTGGCCCGAAGATTATTGCGGTAAACCGTTCTGGAAAGCCTGTCGATGGCGCCGATGAAGTATTCACCTTCGATGACATTGATAAGGTCTGGCCGGCTGCAGACTACTTCGTAATGCTCGCACCGCTTACGCCAGAGACCCACCACATGGTCAATGCCGATGCTCTGGAAAAGATGCCACAGCATGCCGTTGTGGTCAACGTTGGCCGCGGCCCTTTGGTTGATACCGACGCTCTTACTGAAGCGCTTAAGAACGGCGTTATCGCCGGTGCTGGCCTGGATGTCACTGACCCAGAGCCATTGCCAGACGGACACCCACTGTGGGACGAAATCAACTGTGTGATCACTCCACACCTGGCGAATCCGCCGTACTCCGTGCGCAAGCGCATCGGTGCGCACACCGTTGAAGTAGTGAAGGCTTTTGAAGCCGGTGAACCACTTCCCACCGAGGTCGACCCGACCCTGGGCTATTAA
- a CDS encoding 2-dehydropantoate 2-reductase, whose translation MKIVFIGAGAIGGYYGGQLAKAGHDITYVVRPATRKVIESEGLTLINPEGTEKVSNVSMVSSLDEVESADLVVSATKIFGKPALPENLPEGAAFMTTENSVEYPLLAEEKYGKQRFIPAVVRAFIHREGPATAHHMGGMLAWSFGSIDPATEPLVQALHEALADTPIKAKIHPDILSDVWEKAMMVTCFGAVGAVLEKPIGVLRTEYRDSLRALMVEAAATAKAAGIELKDGTVDKVMSFVDQQAESATSSMQRDILEGLHSELDSQVGGIVRIAISSGAAAPLHQLVWDALSTKSAKLRGQK comes from the coding sequence ATGAAGATTGTATTCATTGGCGCTGGTGCCATCGGCGGATACTACGGCGGCCAACTAGCCAAGGCCGGTCATGACATTACTTATGTTGTGCGTCCTGCCACCCGCAAGGTTATTGAATCTGAGGGTTTGACGCTTATCAACCCTGAGGGGACTGAAAAGGTCTCCAATGTGTCCATGGTGTCGAGCCTAGATGAGGTGGAATCAGCGGACCTTGTTGTCTCTGCCACCAAAATTTTCGGCAAACCTGCTCTGCCCGAAAACCTGCCTGAGGGCGCAGCTTTTATGACCACCGAAAATTCCGTGGAATACCCACTGCTGGCCGAGGAAAAATATGGAAAACAGCGTTTCATCCCGGCAGTAGTGCGCGCGTTTATCCACCGTGAAGGTCCAGCCACAGCGCACCACATGGGTGGAATGCTGGCATGGTCCTTTGGTTCTATAGACCCAGCAACAGAACCCTTAGTGCAAGCGCTACATGAAGCACTAGCAGATACTCCCATTAAGGCAAAGATTCATCCAGATATTCTCAGTGATGTGTGGGAAAAGGCCATGATGGTTACCTGCTTTGGTGCTGTAGGTGCAGTGTTAGAAAAGCCCATTGGTGTTTTGCGGACTGAATATCGCGATAGTTTACGCGCGCTCATGGTCGAAGCTGCTGCGACAGCCAAGGCAGCTGGTATTGAGCTCAAAGACGGCACCGTGGACAAAGTCATGTCCTTTGTTGACCAACAAGCAGAAAGCGCAACGTCGTCCATGCAGCGTGACATTCTCGAAGGCCTACACAGTGAGTTGGACTCCCAGGTCGGCGGCATCGTACGCATTGCCATTAGCAGTGGAGCTGCTGCACCGCTGCACCAACTGGTGTGGGATGCGTTGTCGACGAAAAGTGCAAAGCTCCGCGGACAAAAATAA
- a CDS encoding glutamate-5-semialdehyde dehydrogenase yields the protein MTDQQTLTRDQERAEVLDKAAKAKEVTPAVARLTTPQKNEILLAAADNLVAQTDKILAANEADLNAGREPGMSESLLDRLALSAERIEGIAGGLRQVAGLSDPVGEVLQGRRMDNGIEMKQVRVPLGVMGMVYEARPNVTVDAFGLALKSGNVALLRGSKSARNSNAQLVEILQETLAKFDVPREAVQLLPCESHDSVQDLITARGLVDLVIPRGGAGLINAVVTGATVPTIETGTGNCHFYIDTSADIDKAIAMALNGKTRRCSVCNATETVLLDAALDDEVKLRVIKEFQDAGVTVHGHVEQLQVLGAQDVHEAEQWNEEHLSFDIRIAVVDGVDGAIAHIAKYTTGHTEGIAAQDADVLLRFANEVDAAAVMLNASTAFTDGEVYGMGAEIGISTQKLHARGPMALPELTSTKWILQGTGQTRP from the coding sequence ATGACTGATCAACAAACTCTAACTCGTGATCAAGAACGTGCGGAAGTACTGGACAAGGCTGCAAAGGCCAAAGAGGTAACCCCTGCGGTTGCCCGGCTGACCACTCCGCAGAAAAATGAAATCTTGCTGGCAGCGGCAGATAACCTGGTTGCGCAGACCGACAAGATTCTGGCGGCTAATGAAGCCGACTTAAACGCTGGCCGTGAGCCTGGCATGAGCGAATCTCTGCTGGACCGCTTGGCCTTAAGTGCAGAGCGCATCGAAGGGATTGCGGGAGGCCTGCGCCAAGTTGCTGGTCTTTCCGATCCAGTAGGCGAGGTCCTCCAGGGCCGCCGCATGGACAATGGCATTGAGATGAAGCAGGTCCGCGTGCCTTTGGGTGTTATGGGCATGGTGTATGAGGCTCGCCCTAATGTCACCGTGGATGCTTTTGGCTTGGCATTGAAGTCCGGCAACGTCGCCCTGTTGCGCGGTTCGAAGTCGGCGCGAAATTCTAATGCGCAGCTGGTGGAGATTCTGCAGGAAACCCTGGCTAAGTTTGATGTCCCACGGGAGGCAGTGCAGCTTTTGCCATGTGAGTCGCATGATTCGGTGCAGGACCTCATCACGGCCCGGGGCCTGGTGGATCTGGTTATCCCACGCGGTGGTGCAGGTTTGATTAACGCCGTAGTCACTGGTGCAACAGTGCCAACTATTGAAACCGGTACGGGTAATTGCCACTTCTACATTGATACTTCGGCGGATATTGACAAGGCTATTGCGATGGCGCTAAACGGCAAGACCCGTCGCTGCTCAGTGTGCAATGCCACTGAAACCGTGCTGCTGGATGCGGCTTTGGATGATGAAGTCAAGCTGCGCGTCATCAAAGAATTCCAGGATGCTGGAGTCACCGTGCATGGCCATGTTGAGCAGCTGCAGGTTCTCGGTGCCCAAGACGTGCACGAAGCAGAGCAGTGGAATGAAGAGCACCTGAGCTTTGATATCCGCATCGCGGTTGTTGATGGCGTCGATGGCGCCATTGCACATATTGCTAAGTACACGACGGGCCACACCGAAGGTATTGCTGCGCAAGACGCTGATGTGTTGCTGCGCTTTGCTAATGAAGTGGATGCTGCAGCGGTGATGCTGAATGCTTCGACTGCCTTTACCGATGGTGAGGTGTACGGCATGGGAGCAGAGATTGGTATCTCCACGCAGAAGCTACACGCGCGCGGACCGATGGCCTTGCCGGAGCTGACCTCTACCAAGTGGATTTTGCAGGGCACCGGACAAACCCGTCCGTAG
- a CDS encoding D-isomer specific 2-hydroxyacid dehydrogenase family protein: protein MKYFFGPRSWPQMKADIDAAGHKEVDSIDQAQVYINTSSKAEDVPEMPANIEFVQHCFTGVNQMIEGGVLTDNSVPWCNAAGAFAKPVAESVLGLLLSQAHHHKRFALEATWDGARELDESQAWLYTPNGHAPKRVAIFGAGGIGQELISMLAPFGVHITAVNRSGREVPGADVSLALSDATSVWSEADFIVLIMPLTEETIGLVDAAKFKAMKKSAILINVGRGKLVNTDDLVEALRTGEIAGAGLEVVDPEPLPDDHPLWGMKNCTMTPHMGASWQVADFHLGEIFNANAAAWEEGKPLPTLIDPKAGY, encoded by the coding sequence ATGAAATATTTTTTCGGGCCTAGGTCGTGGCCGCAGATGAAAGCTGATATTGATGCTGCTGGCCACAAAGAAGTGGACTCCATCGACCAGGCGCAGGTGTATATCAACACCTCGTCCAAGGCGGAGGATGTCCCAGAGATGCCGGCGAATATTGAATTCGTGCAGCATTGTTTCACCGGCGTTAATCAGATGATTGAGGGCGGTGTTTTAACCGATAACAGTGTCCCATGGTGCAATGCCGCGGGTGCTTTTGCCAAGCCTGTCGCAGAGTCTGTGCTGGGCTTGTTGTTATCTCAGGCGCATCACCATAAACGCTTCGCTTTGGAAGCCACATGGGATGGGGCACGCGAGCTTGATGAGTCCCAGGCGTGGTTGTATACACCGAATGGGCATGCGCCCAAACGCGTCGCCATCTTTGGGGCAGGCGGCATCGGGCAGGAATTAATTTCAATGCTTGCGCCTTTCGGCGTGCACATCACGGCGGTTAATCGCTCAGGCAGAGAAGTACCAGGAGCGGACGTTTCGCTTGCGCTCAGCGATGCCACATCGGTGTGGTCCGAAGCCGATTTCATCGTGCTGATTATGCCGTTGACTGAGGAAACGATTGGGCTGGTAGATGCCGCTAAATTTAAGGCGATGAAGAAATCCGCCATCCTCATTAACGTCGGCCGCGGAAAGCTGGTCAATACCGATGACTTGGTGGAGGCACTGCGCACCGGGGAGATAGCCGGCGCAGGTTTAGAGGTAGTAGATCCAGAACCCTTGCCAGATGACCATCCATTGTGGGGAATGAAAAATTGCACCATGACTCCACATATGGGGGCAAGCTGGCAGGTAGCAGATTTCCATTTGGGTGAAATTTTCAACGCAAATGCTGCAGCATGGGAAGAGGGCAAGCCTCTTCCTACTCTTATCGATCCGAAAGCAGGTTATTAA
- the proB gene encoding glutamate 5-kinase yields MSSSTTSESLSDLLPEATLRAQINTANRIVVKIGSSSLTEEDFSVASDKIDRIVDAVVKRMETTDVIIVSSGTVAAGMRPLGLNQRPLGLADKQATASVGQIHLANEWSRSFARHGRTVGQVLLTASDAGQRDRTRNAKRTIDKLLHWGVVPIVNENDTVATSEMRFGDNDRLSALVAQLTESDALYLLSDVDGLYDKNPAEEDAKFISEVRTGEDLKEVAAGDGGKVGTGGMASKVQAARLATRAGIPVLLTSAERIHDALGETRVGTVFHTRPERKLSAWKFWALYSADTGGVIRIDEGAVKAVTEDRHSLLSVGITDVDGEFTAGEIVEIVGPDGQIIGRGEVSVGSTDLRQMAGKPSTELPDRLRRPVVHADYLSNFASRV; encoded by the coding sequence ATGAGTTCTTCGACAACTTCCGAGTCCCTGTCAGACCTGTTGCCAGAAGCTACCTTGCGAGCGCAGATTAATACCGCGAACCGAATCGTTGTAAAGATTGGTTCTTCCTCGCTGACCGAAGAGGATTTTTCGGTCGCGAGCGACAAGATTGACCGCATCGTGGATGCTGTAGTCAAACGCATGGAAACCACTGACGTCATCATCGTCTCTTCCGGTACCGTAGCCGCCGGCATGCGCCCACTGGGGTTAAATCAACGCCCGCTGGGCCTTGCCGATAAGCAGGCCACGGCTTCGGTTGGCCAGATTCACTTGGCTAATGAATGGTCCCGTTCTTTTGCGCGTCATGGTCGCACCGTCGGCCAGGTGCTATTAACCGCTTCTGATGCCGGCCAGCGTGATAGAACGCGAAATGCCAAGCGAACCATCGATAAGCTCTTGCACTGGGGCGTTGTACCGATTGTCAATGAAAACGACACAGTGGCAACCTCCGAGATGCGCTTTGGCGACAATGACCGTTTGTCTGCTCTGGTTGCGCAGCTGACGGAATCTGACGCACTGTACCTGCTGTCTGATGTGGACGGTTTGTACGATAAAAACCCCGCTGAAGAAGATGCCAAGTTCATTTCTGAGGTGCGTACTGGCGAAGACCTGAAAGAGGTTGCAGCCGGGGACGGCGGCAAGGTTGGCACCGGCGGCATGGCGTCTAAGGTCCAAGCTGCCCGCCTAGCGACCCGCGCTGGTATTCCAGTGCTGTTGACTTCCGCCGAGCGCATTCATGACGCGCTAGGGGAGACACGCGTCGGCACCGTGTTCCACACCCGTCCGGAGCGCAAGCTCAGTGCCTGGAAGTTCTGGGCGCTGTACTCGGCTGATACCGGCGGCGTGATTCGCATTGATGAGGGCGCCGTGAAAGCGGTTACTGAAGACCGCCACTCTTTGCTGTCGGTTGGAATTACTGATGTCGATGGTGAATTCACCGCCGGTGAGATCGTGGAGATTGTGGGTCCAGATGGCCAGATTATTGGCCGCGGTGAAGTCAGCGTAGGTTCCACTGATTTGCGTCAGATGGCGGGCAAGCCAAGCACTGAGCTGCCAGACCGTCTGCGTCGCCCTGTGGTGCACGCGGACTATCTTTCAAATTTCGCATCTCGCGTCTGA
- a CDS encoding NAD-dependent succinate-semialdehyde dehydrogenase: protein MQQYRTQNPVNDEIVATYDFTSDADISIALDDSAQAYKSWSKLSFADRAEVVHKIADLMLERRVELAQIAAQEMGKRVGEAVGEVKYCASILKYYADNGAQFAADQEIPTNSDGKAIIRRLPLGPLLGVMPWNFPYYQVARFIAPNLMLGNTILLKHAEICAGSALAIQKLLDDAGAPKGVYTNLFATHDQIEEIIADKRVQGVSLTGSERAGEIVAAHAGKNLKKSVLELGGNDPYIVLDTDNVAEAAAQAWWTRMSNTGQSCTSNKRLIVHEDIYDEFVEELVKLATQMTPGTPDDRDAAKYCPLSSREAAERLAKQIEKASSNGATVRAGGVLADTGAYYSPTVLTDIPMDSESFHEEFFGPVASVYKFSTDEEAVAIANDSLFGLGGSVFSTDTQRAQEVALQIETGMMAVNAPGTAGAEMPFGGIQRSGYGRELGPLGMDEFVNKQLFFVAN, encoded by the coding sequence ATGCAACAGTATCGCACCCAGAATCCGGTTAATGATGAAATCGTTGCAACATACGATTTCACCAGTGATGCGGATATTAGTATTGCACTAGATGATTCCGCCCAGGCGTATAAATCGTGGTCGAAGCTTTCTTTCGCAGACCGTGCGGAAGTCGTGCACAAGATTGCAGATCTCATGTTGGAGCGCCGCGTGGAACTCGCGCAGATTGCCGCGCAGGAAATGGGCAAGCGTGTGGGCGAAGCAGTCGGCGAGGTAAAATATTGCGCTTCCATTTTAAAGTACTACGCCGACAACGGCGCGCAGTTTGCCGCCGATCAAGAAATTCCTACCAATTCTGACGGCAAGGCCATTATTCGCCGCCTGCCATTGGGCCCGCTGCTTGGTGTTATGCCGTGGAACTTCCCGTACTACCAGGTAGCGCGATTTATCGCTCCAAACTTGATGCTGGGCAATACTATTTTGCTCAAGCACGCAGAAATTTGTGCCGGATCTGCACTCGCTATCCAAAAACTTCTTGATGATGCGGGCGCTCCTAAAGGGGTCTACACCAACCTTTTTGCAACACATGATCAGATCGAAGAGATTATCGCCGATAAACGCGTACAGGGCGTATCCCTGACGGGTTCTGAGCGTGCCGGTGAAATCGTCGCGGCCCATGCCGGAAAGAATTTGAAGAAGTCCGTGCTCGAGCTCGGTGGCAATGACCCGTATATCGTTTTGGACACCGATAATGTCGCTGAAGCTGCAGCGCAAGCATGGTGGACCCGGATGTCGAATACCGGCCAATCGTGTACTTCTAACAAGCGCTTGATTGTGCATGAGGATATCTACGATGAATTTGTAGAAGAGCTGGTCAAGCTAGCTACGCAAATGACACCCGGTACTCCAGATGACCGCGATGCAGCGAAGTACTGCCCTCTATCCTCGCGCGAGGCCGCTGAGCGTTTGGCTAAGCAGATTGAAAAGGCTTCTTCTAATGGCGCAACAGTGCGCGCTGGCGGTGTGCTTGCCGATACCGGTGCCTACTACTCCCCTACGGTTTTGACCGATATCCCAATGGATTCTGAGTCTTTCCACGAGGAGTTCTTCGGCCCAGTCGCGTCCGTGTACAAATTCTCCACTGATGAGGAAGCTGTGGCAATTGCCAATGATTCTCTCTTTGGTCTCGGTGGCTCAGTCTTTTCCACCGATACCCAGCGCGCCCAAGAAGTCGCTTTGCAGATTGAAACCGGCATGATGGCCGTCAATGCACCTGGCACAGCCGGCGCCGAGATGCCTTTCGGCGGTATCCAGCGCTCCGGCTATGGCCGCGAGCTCGGCCCACTGGGCATGGATGAGTTCGTGAACAAGCAGCTCTTCTTCGTAGCCAACTAG
- a CDS encoding DUF1707 SHOCT-like domain-containing protein translates to MTTPQPNSKPRPEHADVRVGDKDRTHVLELLSAHFADGYIDVHEFEERTGHAATARTRGDLDSLLKDLPSGNSLAAVPSLNPEVQEQQKSPHAVAPKSSDRELDELIQRGKTVQRLDSIIWTVAMVLFFVFMFLTEWSYFWLFPVAAVGGSIAVRAIYKLDDDEEEIYKEIADKEQSERAQRLRKAAERRRELEG, encoded by the coding sequence ATGACAACGCCACAGCCGAATTCTAAACCTCGTCCGGAGCATGCTGACGTCCGCGTTGGTGATAAAGATCGTACCCACGTGTTGGAACTGCTCTCTGCGCACTTTGCCGATGGCTATATTGATGTCCATGAATTTGAAGAGCGCACTGGTCACGCAGCGACTGCACGAACCCGCGGTGACTTGGATTCGCTGTTGAAGGATTTACCCTCGGGAAACTCTTTAGCGGCGGTTCCTAGCCTGAACCCGGAAGTGCAGGAGCAGCAGAAGTCTCCACATGCGGTGGCGCCGAAGTCTTCGGACCGTGAGCTCGATGAGCTTATCCAGCGCGGCAAGACTGTACAGCGCCTCGACTCAATTATTTGGACAGTGGCGATGGTACTGTTCTTTGTCTTCATGTTCTTAACTGAATGGTCGTATTTCTGGCTTTTCCCAGTAGCTGCTGTGGGCGGTTCGATTGCGGTGCGTGCGATATACAAACTGGATGATGACGAAGAGGAAATCTACAAAGAAATCGCCGACAAAGAACAATCTGAACGCGCTCAGCGGTTACGTAAAGCGGCGGAGCGTCGTCGGGAGCTAGAAGGCTAA
- a CDS encoding glutaredoxin: MKFYGSTECSRCRAAIAELDEAGTEYEFFDVIESKNNLKEFLQLRDSSALFDVARAEGRIGIPAFVKDNGELTLSISDVK, encoded by the coding sequence ATGAAATTTTACGGTTCCACTGAATGCTCACGGTGCCGCGCTGCCATCGCAGAATTAGATGAAGCCGGCACCGAGTATGAGTTCTTTGACGTCATCGAGTCAAAAAATAACCTCAAGGAATTTTTGCAGCTGCGTGATTCCAGCGCGCTATTCGATGTCGCGCGAGCAGAAGGCCGCATCGGCATTCCCGCATTTGTGAAAGACAATGGTGAGCTGACACTTTCTATTTCCGACGTGAAGTAA